The genomic stretch CCAGCAGCGaaggagtctagtggagtcctGTTGGGAAGACCGTTCCTGTCGACGGCCAGCACTATTATCAACGTCCGTAATGGGACGATCAGCTTGGATTTCAACGGAGAACAGTTTACGTTCAACATCGATGAAGCGATGAAGCGGCCATCAGACAGTGAAAATGTGTATTTGGTGGACGTGACTGAGCCACTGGTGCAGGAGTACCTGGAGGAGGTTATTTTGCGAAGACAGTTCACAAACTCCACCATGGATGCAGAAGTCGAGAAAGAAGTCGCCGAATGGTATGAAGCCTTGAACGTTGgcgaaatggatgatcaagcaaTTTGCAAGCGACCGTGACCAGCTGGGTCAAGCGGGAAGGCTCAAGTGTATAGCCTTGAAAAGCTGCCTGATCAAGGTAAGTCACTGAGAAGAGAAGCAGAAGAAAACCCGTTGCCTACTGAAGTGCCGATACCCGCGAAGGAATTGAAGCCCCTTCCAACACATTTAAAGTACGCCTACCTGGGGGAAGACGAAACAATGTCAGTTATCATCAAGAGCCAGTTGACCCAGGGGCAGGAAGACAAATTGCTGGAAGTACTGCGGAAAAATCAGAAGGCTATTGGATGGAAGCTAACGGATCTGGTGGGCATCAACCCAGAtctatgcatgcaccacatcagattggaggaaggagccaaACCGCACCGAGACCAGCAATgcaaactcaaccccaacatgagggaagaggtgctcAAGGAGATAGTGAAGCTGGTCTCCATAGGAATCATATACTCCATCTCTGATAGTAACTCGGTCAGCCCAGTGCATATGGTGCCGAACAAAGGAGGAATCCAGGTcgtaaaaaatgagaaaaatgagttgatccCAACACGGccagtcactgggtggaggatgtgcatcgactacagGAAGCTGAATGCGGCTacgaagaaggatcacttccctttgccattcattgaccagatgcttgaGAAATTAGCGGGGAAGCAATATTTCAGTTTCCttgatgggtacagcgggtacaTCCAGATCGCGGTGAATCCAGAggaccaagagaagactactTTCACCTGCTCTTTCGGCACCTATGcctacaggaggatgccgtttggcctatGCAATGCCCCGGGaactttccaaagatgcatgatgagcatcttctctgaTTTGTTCGAAGACTGCAtagagatcttcatggacgatttcaccGTCTATGAGGACACATTTGATCAAGGGCGACATAGCCTGAACAGAGTACTGGAAAGGTGCCAGCAGAAGGACTTGGTTctaaattttgagaaatgtcatttcatggttACCGAAGGAATAGTCCTAGGCCACGTGGTGTCAAGCAGCGGGATAGAAGTGGATCAAGCAAAGATGGCAGTTATAGAGAAACTCCCATACCCGACGAATCAAAAGGAGATCAGAGCCTTCTTGGGTCATGCGGgcttttataaaatatttatctaaGATTTTGCGAAGATAGCCCAGCCCTTGACAAGGTTGCTCCAGAATAAGGTGGAGTTCGAGTTCTCTGATGATTGTAAAGCCGCGTTCCAGCTATTAAAGGAATGACTGATCAGCTCTCCGATCATACACGCCCCCGACTAGAGTCACCCcttcg from Salvia splendens isolate huo1 chromosome 4, SspV2, whole genome shotgun sequence encodes the following:
- the LOC121800942 gene encoding uncharacterized protein LOC121800942 yields the protein MIAEENVSAVIQRSDLPSKKTDPGKFTLPISIGDIQVEHAMCDLGASINVLPYAIYKKLGKAKLVDTDIMIQLADRSCIHSEGILEDVIVKVNNFLYPADFFVIKMTEPAAKESSGVLLGRPFLSTASTIINVRNGTISLDFNGEQFTFNIDEAMKRPSDSENVYLVDVTEPLVQEYLEEVILRRQFTNSTMDAEVEKEVAEWYEALNVGEMDDQAICKRP